The stretch of DNA GTTACATGACCCTCCAGCTCTTCACACAGTACAAGTGTGTGCTTTGGTAAGTTTAAAAATGTtggtacaggaaaaaataaatatcaggtTTAGCAACTATGTCTAGCGGGAactttacaaaaaagaaaaatccaaatagAATCACTGGATTTATTCAGCTACATACTATTAGTCACTCCCTGTCGTCTGTGTTACTGAACCACCATCCTGCTTCAAAGACAGTTATCAgcccagaaatattttcatccaAGGGTTTAAACTGCAACAACTGGGAGGACACGTGGAAGATTCTTCCGTCATTATCTAACCATTCCGTTCTAATGTGAGTGCTTGACTGGGAAGCTCTGTGACTAGTGGAGATGGATAAACAGTTGGAGGGGAGGTATTTGACTGTTTAATACATGTGCCAAACTGTCTTTCTAAGGTCATGGAGACTCGGCAGTTCCTGGGGGCTGTCAAGCTGATTACATGCAGCAAACCAGCCGGTGtgtctctgcctgctgctttgaGTAAGCACTGATATGCCAGTCAGACTTTACTATCAAGTACAAGCTTATGTGTGCTTGAGATGTTGGGCAGCCTTCAACTCACTGGTGTACTCAATAACTGAAAAGCTTTCATATACTCTGAAAAATTTTGTCTTGCGCTCCAAGGGGGCATCTTTGTTAATACAGAGCCCAAGTCTGCAAGTTCTTTGTGGAAGACCAGGCTCCCAGCATAGATGTAAAATTTTTAAGCAGTTGGTTGCATTTCAGCAGTGGTAAAACGATCCTCGTCTTACATTTCTCTACAATAGTTTCTGTAAAGGCTGGAAGGCTATAAAAACATAAGTTGCTATTAATTATATTGACTTGCATGATTTTATGTATGCCCAGTTTTGCACTGCAGAAATACTTAGAAGGAAATgtactcttctttctttttcacacaTCATTGCATTGTATTTGTGAGGATTTAGCGCATTTTCTGATTTCACTTGCCAAATCAGGGGTTCATGTTTTAAATTTACAGCTGACTTGACATTCCAGAAAGTAAGCATGACTACCAATTATGTCTCTATCTTGTAGTGATATACctaacaaaggaaagaaatatggGGAGATCTGAACTTCTACATCAAGGAGCAAATACAAGATTATCTTTACAAAGAAGCTCTGTTTATTCAGTTCTTGAGAAAAATATACGGTTACTGCTACACTCTGTGTAAATTGTAAGGCTATAAATCATTATCAGCTGCTGCCAAATCCCCCATATATCCCAAATATACATAAAGGAAAACTAacagaaattttcttcatttgtctgATGAAGTCATTGGCATCCGGAAGGCTGCAAAGATCTAACTCCCTTATTTGTCAGCCCTAGCGTACTCACACACTGAGTTTGAAAGATGCCACACACAGTATAGTTCTGCAACTTGAACCATACAACCTGAGCGCAAACAAAAGCACTGTGATACTGAGGGAAAAGAGCTATTTGTGATACAGGCAGCATAGTTACTTGGACAGTACTGTTCAGGAGAAAATGTTACTGTTCTATTGTATTTGATGTAATCAGAGCTGAGAAAGGTCTTATAAGAAGGTGAGAGGAGGGGGAGATCATCTTCTTTAAACATATTTACCTGTATCATAGGATTGTAACTGTACATTTTAACCCCTCAACAGTTGTTCAAGGACTAAGCTACCTTAGAGGTTATTTACAGATAATGAAAAACATTAGAAAGAAACAAGTGAAAGGAGGTAACTGAATATTTATCAATTAAACCTCTAAGTATGTACAAATTTTTGTTATAGTATCAGGGATATTAAACACAGTTACATACTAGGCCTAAGCATTACACgtcatttctgaaaatctcgTGTAACAGCAGGTAACTCACAGAGCAACAAGGCTTTATACCACCTAGATGCTATGTCCCTTCATTTGTAATGAAACTACATGGGGTTTGGGGCGCCTACACAGAGGAACAGTTTCAGGCTGAGTAGAGGGTTGTGCTGCTACTTGCTTCTTCACAAGTATTTGAGTCATGTTCCTCCTTGAGCGTACATGTTAACAATGCAGCAAGAACAAACAGTAAATCCGTTCAGCTGCAAGAGCCACTGGGTGCTCTCCTCTCATCCTTCCCAGGGCTCCACAACTACTCTAGTTTGGGGCTTAGTTTAACTTCTTAATTTCTCTATAAAGCAAGGAGGAGAGTGCAGAGAGGGCATCAATCTGTGAATTGTTGTTGAATTCTCTGAGCCAAGCCCCAGAAGCATGTAAGCACCTGTTGTTTTGCGACCTTTTATGAAATGTACCCAGAAGTTAGACTGCAGCCAAACTGTGTAAGCGAGGCTGTCtattgaaaagcagaaaatacaggctGTTAAAGCAATAGTACCTGGTCAGTTGGAATGAAAGGATGTATAATTGGAGAAGTACTGAcgttaaaataacttttctaaCAGGATGAGAACTGAGGAGTTAGGACAGAAGGAACAGCACATCACCAGGCACTAAactggagaaagcaagcaaaaaaggaaagtgaCTACGTGAAAGAACACTACTCCCTCCCCCAACTGAactctttgctttctcttttcacaCGAAAGCATAGTTATTGTATTGTGtctcaaaattaaatatatttttaaagtctttcttttaatattaatacaTGTAAATAATATATACTCTTTTCTTGGTAATAGCTAGTTTTAGGGTAGGACAAACAGGTTGTGGAAATGGTTTTAACAGTCCAGCAGTTAAAATTAATGATTACTTGACTTTAGATACATCAGTGGATCACCTTAATCATGTACTGCAGGAATACCTAGTAATTCATAGACTAAACAAGGGGTTCTAGTAGGGAGCCGGCAGACGCCGCTTGGAGCATCATGTTCTTGCTTGGAATTAGCTTTCAAACATATGGCCCGTATTTTCAAACTATAGATTTTCAAAGGCTAatctagagaaagaaaatagaacagTAAATTACAGGtgggaaaaaagggggggggaatgTCAAGCGGATACAACTGCATAGTAGGGAGACTCCAGgggaacagaaggaagaaaaccaaaccacacgCATGAGCTTACCTTGCCTGAACGTGAAGATACCCCTATTAATTGACCTTGGGAAATGCAGACAGAGTATGAGAGAAGTTATATCACAACGATGGGCTTCAGGAGGGCCTTCAGACATTCCTTTTGGGAAGGATTTGATAACCTTGCATTTATAAAGTTGTGATGCTTTGCTTACCTTCTGTGCCTGGCAGTTAAGAGAGCTCATTGCTGTACGTGAAAGCAGAGGACTAATGACTGGcagctcctctctcctgctgcttgtACGGGGGAGCACAATACAAATTGTGGACATGCAGCAGCAGTTGTATGTGGCAGTGGAAGCAAGGACATAGCTGGTGGAAAGTGACAGCTGggaatacaaaagaaaaagcaattggGATTTGGAAGCAACAGCTGGGAGCAAGAATCAGAAGACTATAGTTAAGTTCTCTGAGGAGGCAGGAGCTAACCCAGGCCTTGTTGAGTGAGTCCATTGGCAGGACAACTCAGGCAAAACAGGAAACGAGCAGGGAGATGATAGTATAGTGTGAgtggaaagcaaacaaaaggcaAGTTCCTACTTCATCGAAGCTGTACGTGTTTCTCAGCCTGAACCATATTGCAATACCCATCTGTGAACGACATGCGTATTTCGACAGAAGAGAGCGGCTGAGCAGTTACTTTCAGAGCAAAACAGAGCTAGCTGTCACTGTGAAGATGCAGCGAGCTCTTCGACGACAGGTGGACAGGAAAGGGACAAAAAGGGTTATTTAAAGTTTGCTTGCTCTGGGTGCAGTGGCAGGTGCGCTGGCAGGCGGCTGGGCTCAATGACCTTCTACAGTTGTGCTCCCACATTAACCGCGCGAGCTGGATGTGACTGACAGGGCCGCTGCGCCCTTAGCGCCTCACGCCTGATTACTGCTCTGGGTCATGTTCCGCAGTTACTGCTCTGGGCCACGTTCCAGCCGAGGGAGGCAGCGCACGACAGCGGGGGACGCCGCGTCCCCCAAGAGAGGCCGGGCTGAGGCGGCACCTCGCCTCACGGCGCCCCACGGGGCACGGAAGGTGCTGAGGCGGGAGCCGAGGGGCTGCCTCGGCGGCGGGACGGCCCTGCCAGGGCCATGTGGGCACGACTAGTCCCAAacgccgccgcccccgccgttTCCCCGGGGCACCTTAGCCGCCCCCGGGCGAGGAGAGCGACGGCCACCGCCCCCGAGCGCGTCTCCAcacggggcagggggagagaggCGGGCGTGCCTCGAGCGCCCCGCACGCcaccgccccgctcccgcctccCGCCCTGTCCTCTGTGTCTCCGCGCGCCCCCGCCCGCGCTCCCGCCCCGGGCCAGGCGCGGCCAATGGGCGCCCGGCGTGGGGCGCCCGGCgtgggcggggccggcggccgggcTCGCTGCGGCTGCGCGCGGGCCCCACGCCTGCGCAGCGCGGCGCGCTCGGCCTCTcccggggaggggagcggggcgcGCCTGCGCcctccgccgcccgccgcccagggcccggggagggggctcgGTGCGCCTGCGCTCTGCGGCCGCCGTCCCCCCCGTGCCCCGGAGGGGGGGTGCTGCGCATGcgcgccgcgctgcccgcccctcgccagcagcagcaggaggaggcggcggtggtggtggtgctggctgTGGAGAGCGTGAGGCAGTGCGAGTGCCGCTGCCGCCCCCTGTGATCCGGGAGCCCCAGGTCCGGGCGGAGGAGGCTGGAGCGCCCCGGCGGCGGAGGGAGCcagagcggcggcggcggcagcagcagcagcggcggtagcagcagcagcaggagtctacgcccggccccccccccagctcagtCCCGTTACAGCCCCCCTCCCTCCGCGCTCCGCTCCGCAGCCACCAACATGTCGGCGCCGGCGGCCAAAGTCAGTAAGAAGGAGCTGAACTCCAACCACGATGGGGCTGACGAGACCTCAGGTGAGGCCGCGCCGGGGGCGGGAAGGGAATGGCGGCAGCCGCCGCGGCCTCCGCCTCGCACCGCGCCGCACCGACCGCCATTTTCCCCAGCCACacgggccgcggccgggccggagGCGGGAAGAGCGCGGGGTCGGGCGGGCGGATGTGCAGGCCCCAGCGGCGGCAGGAGGAGGCCATGTTAGCGCCCTTTTGTCTCCGCTCCCCGGCCCGGCCTCCTTCCCCACGGGCGcaggcggggccgggcggggggcgctgcggCCTCGGCGGAGCAGCGggacccccccccgcccccccccctcccggaGCAGCATCCGCGGAGCCTCATTGtgctccgccgccgccgccatgatGCTTCGCCGCCTCCTGGCCTgggcgccgccgcggccgcgTGGTGCTGCCCCGCCGCGCGGGGATGGAGCGGCGCCGCCGgggcccgcccgcccggggAGCCACGCGGGGCTGGGCCGCCGCGCCGGAGCCGCCCGGGCCGTCCCCACGTGCGATCGCGGCGGCTCCGCGATTTTTAAGGCCGCTGCAGGGCGCAGCGCGCTGCCTCCATCCCGCGGCGCCCGCTGCCAGCCGCGGGCACACACGTGCGTGCGGTGCcgggcgcggggagggggcggcgggcgcgggcagagcggccccgccgcggccgaACTCCGCGGGAAGCTTCCCGGCGGAGGGGTGAGCCTGCTGCACCGCTCCCGCCACTTCCCGCTGCCGCGCGCGCCTCGCCCGGCGGTGGGCGAGCAGCCCCCGGTGACCGGGGCCGCTGCCGAGGGCCCGTTTCGATGGGAAGGCGCCCCGCGAGCGGCGGTGGGGAGCCTGTCCGGCTCCCAGCACGCCTTCCCGGCGCTCGGCTCCGCTTTGGGAAGGCGGCGTGTTCCCCGTTCGCTGCTCCCATTGACGCTTTTGTCCTCCTGACTATTGAACGTTCCTTCGGATGTGTTGGGCCTCAGCATATACGGCTTGCGACTTCCTAATTAAATTGTTATTAGTCTGTCATGACTGATTTATCATTTAAGTTGACTTGTAAAACTGCGCAGGAGAAGGCAAGCCGTGATTTCTAGGGGCGCATCGCTTCTAGTGCTGTTTCGACAAACTTCTCGGCGCCTGAGCCGTAGCACACCCTGGAAGGAGCTGAAGCTTTAAGGCCCAGTAATGCTTATGGCACTTAAATCTGCCTGCTTCTAACGTAGATCACTAGAAAAGGGCTTAAGCGAAAACCCCGGGTGATTTGTCAGACTTGAGAATGAAGGGATTTTGATGCCTTTTcgtttgtttttcagaaaaagagcaACAGGAAGCAATTGAACACATTGATGAAGTACAGAATGAAATAGACAGGTAAACGTCAACTAACTTCTAAAATGttttagcagaaattaaaattaactttcaaAAGTAAAGTAAGCACTCAGTTGTAGTTCTCACTATTTAAACTGCTGAGATACTCTGACTTGGTTAGATGTAAGAGGTATGTTGTGTATGAAAAATTTGTTGTAGTATCCTGGTTTCTTGTTTAATTGTGTATAATTAAAAAGGCAGACCTTGAGTTTCAAATGTTAAATTGTGATAGTTTTGGTaatagaaatttatttcttagcGGTTTTTCAAGTTAATGTGGATGCTGTTatgcaaaagtattttcatgtttgtaaGCAGAACCAAAGACTTGGCTggaaagttacatttttttctttttttattttttaaatgattattATATATTTGTGTACTTGTAGGATAATATGTAGAAAGTGTCAGTGGAACGTTAGTTTAGTATGCCGAATCTGGGGGGTTGTGTCAGTATTTGCCTGGTTCATACCTCCATTGCGCACTGTCTAACAAGGGCTGCAGGTGTGACTGTTGGGGCTCTGGCCATGTGAAGCTGTTGCAGTATCAGGGCTCTGCCTTTTTAAACCAATTCAGTGTTAAGTCTTCAGATTTTGCTTGTGCGGGGTGCAAAATTGCTTTGCTACAGCTTGCTCGCCTGCCCAGAAGTTAGAGCAGGTGATAGTATTAAGTGTTAACCACCTTCAGgtcttttggaaacaaaatgtttgagGGGTAAAACACTACTGTGCTTTGCATAAGTAAGGGTCTGTCCCTCCTGTAATGCTGCAAAACATACCATGTGTTAAGAATGTTTCATTAAGATCAGTAAGACTGCTTCTGGTAGTGTGTTTCTTAATAGTCATTACAGGCTTGGGCCTCAGTTTCTTGTTTGCGATACCTCATTTGTTGAATATGGCAGGCTAGTCTAACCAAACCCGTTCAGTTTTTAGGTAACTACTGATGATGTGTCTTTAAATTTCAGTTCTCCTGTGGTTAATGTGGCTCTTCCTATTGCAGACTGAATGAACAAGCCAGTGAGGAAATTTTGAAAGTAGAACAGAAATACAACAAACTCCGCCAACCATTCTTCCAGAAGAGGTCAGAATTGATCGCCAAAATCCCAAATTTCTGGGTAACAACATTTGTCAACCACCCACAAGGTATATCCTTAATagcctcctttttttctgtaagttcagtgtttgcttgcttgttatGTATCTTGCAACTCTGAGGGTTTTCTGGAATCGTTGCTGGGTATATGTTTAAGCAGGACCCTGCTTCAAATGTGAACACCTCCTTTTTGTCCTAGGGTGTGTTTTataagctttttatttcttgcactTGTTGACCAAAGGAACATCTTGTTCACTAAAATCCCACCatggttttccttctgcatttcaaatgacgtttgctgcttttttcatgtaattgggttctttaaagaaaaaaaaaaagggcttcTAGTTcgtttgctttgcttttttaattggAGTTGAGCTCCTTAGGACTCTTGACGATAAGCTTTCTACAAAACAGGTTAGTAGGCTGCTTAGATTGGGCAAACTGCATGTGTGAAAAGTTTCACAGAGAAAGGTAGATGTACACAGCTAGCTTTTGCTGATGTTTAACATTGAACTACAAGAAGCAAACATAATGTTTTCACCTCAGCAAATGCAAATCACACAAATGCTAGTAGCTTGTTGGCTggtaacttgaaaaaaatgggCTGCAAGACGTTGGCTCAGACAGAAGTGTTGCTTTTGAAACCTTACCTACTATcaatttcctgtatttcccCTGCATGATACACATTTCATAGCTTTGTTAATGTGGGATTTCTAATTCTGTCTTAGTATCTGCACTGCTGGGAGAAGAAGATGAGGAAGCACTGCATTATTTGACCAGAGTTGAGGTGACAGAATTTGAAGACATCAAATCAGGTTACAGAATAGATTTTGTGAGTACTTTTAACTCTTTCAATTggacttttctggttttctgtttgtttggggtttggtttttttggtgtaatTACATATTGGGTTCTAGTTTGTAACTTAATCTCTTCAGTTACCTATTTAGTACCAGGTTTGCCTTGGCACATGTGTTTCCATTATGTGGATTCTAACTCTTTGCTTTGAACTCCTGCAGTATTTTGATGAGAATCcatactttgaaaataaagttcTCTCCAAAGAGTTTCACCTCAATGAAAGTGGAGACCCATCTTCAAAATCAACTGAGATCAAATGGAAATCTGGGAAGGTAAATGTCTGTGCATCCAGGAGACATGATTGCTGCTCTTGGTTGTGTATGATGGTTGTGATACCATCACTTTAATTAtgttccttttactttttttcttcagtatggAAGTTGCCTTGtcctcccttttcttcccctctcaaCCTCCTTGCCACTTCTTTCCGTACATAGTTCATGCCTGTCTTGCAGGGTTTGGGATACCCCATTTACATGGAGATCTGTAGTGAATCCTCTGGCTCGGTTGAGCACCAccatgaaaacaatgaaatacaaGTATGACCAGATGGAAAGATTAACAAGTACATTAGCTTGTCAGATAACTATTAAATAAGAAATGCCGAGGACAGCAGGGTTTTGGGGGGTCAGATAGCAgtgtctgattttatttttatttttctctttatttcctcTACTTTGTTTCCAGACACCACATTTTTGTAGACATTGCAGCCACACCATAATGTGGGTATACCTTTCACCCAGACAGTATTCAAACGTAACTAATTTGCTGTAGTTAGTTTCTGTAAAAGTTGGAAGCAGTTTCATGTTCCCCTGAAGATTTTGAAACGAGTACTTAACTGCGACTGTCAGTTCTACTTTTAAGTCACTGCTTTTGTCTCATTTAGACCAAGAAGAAATTTAGTCTGTTTTTCATTGAGAACTAAACTTTTCCTCTTGTACAAGGAGTTAACAGTCCAGTACAAACTAGCCAAATGATCTTTACAAAATACCACAAAATCAATGTGAATCCAGCACTCGAAACCTATAAATGTTGTAATTCtatcaagaaaacaaattctaGAAGTTTGGAGTTACGGTACGATCAAAGAAAGACTGGATTTCACTATTGaatagtaattttcttttcagacttaGCAGAAAGATTGTTGCAAACTTAATAAAGTTCTGGAGTGAGGTAGTAGACACAGGATTCATCTGTTCTTAACCGTATGTTTTAGtagtttgtgtggtttttttcaatgACCACAAAGAATGTCCTGAAGACTTCAAAGCAGGAAATCTTAGGATAAGAAGGCTAGGCAGTTCTTTATCTCAAGTTAGAGGCATAGAGACTGAGTATTTCTTAAATCATACGTATTTACAGCGTTTAGCTGCAATTACTGCTACTCTGAGCAGCATTTAGCCATTATGAGATCTTCTAAGTTCAGTATGTCATTAAACACTTGCCGTATAAGCGCTTCCCTGTGGTAGGGAAACATAAATCAAATGCAGGGTCCTgtgaattttcagtattttggtGTAGGCTGTTAAACAGGCAGTTTTACTGGTTTCTCATGTTCACGAGAAATGCAGTATCTCTTTCTGTGAGTTGTTTGGGTtccaaatatttcttaaaagacTTAGCCCTGCAGGAGGGAGTAGTAAGTGACTTCTTGTGGTTGCTTAGACAAGTATGTTTctaaatgtttgggtttttgttttgttgtttttgtttttttaaaaaggccatGCAGAGACCACTTCTTTAGGAACTTCTTAACTTTCTTTTCAGGATCTGACAAAACGTTCAAGCCAGACACAGAACAAAGCCAGTAGGAAGAGGCAGCATGAAGAGCCAGAAAGCTTCTTTACCTGGTTCACTGACCATTCTGATGCAGGGGCTGACGAACTAGGAGAAGTCATCAAGGATGACATTTGGCCAAATCCACTACAGTACTACTTGGTAAGTATAGCACTGACTTGTTGATCCATATCCATAATAGCACTGTGCAAGTGAAAGTGAACTTGATCACTGTAGTTAATGTTGCGTATGTGTCTTTAAGGTTCCTGATATGGATGatgaggaaggggagggagaggaggatgatgatgatgatgaagaggaagaaggattGGAGGATATTGACGAAGAAGGAGATGAAGACGAGGGGGAGgaagatgaagatgatgatgagggagaggagggagaggtgagTAATCTTACACCTTCCATCTCTGGtgtatgaaaattaaaagaattataCAAGCGATCTTGCAAGAATACTGAGCCATTGTTACAAAGGTAAAATAGTTTGTTTCTATACAGTCACAAGGTGTCTGGAGGGGAGAAGCAAAACTGTTACTACTTCAACTTGTGGAGTGGTTTCAGTGTAGTAATAAGCATGTTTGTCTATATGAGAGACAGTGCAAATAAGTAGGTTTAGGAAACTTAGTAAAAGAGGTGCTCTGGAAGAACTAGGATATAAGTGTGACAAAAATCCTACTTAATTAGTGAACATTCTAGCGAGGCTCTGCTGGTAAATAGCTTTTGTTGATGCATCCAGTTCTGTCATCCTCCCACCTGTTGGTTTATTTCTGCTTATGGCCAGCTTGGCTGAGACCCTGTTGGGTTCAGGAATTAGAAGTTTCATTTAGTAGCTAGTGGGATTCCAGGGGCAGCATTCAGGGTGTTGGTAACTTAATCAAGTTCAGaatggctttgttttttgtaaCTGGGCGTGGTGTGTCTGAATTTCAGCAGCCAGAAAACTTACTTGGATGGAGGTAGGAGGGCTGTTGTGAGTGCCAGCGTACTGGGCTCTATTGTGTAACCTGGTACTTGGCATCTGAAAGTTGAAGCATTTTGCTCTTCAGTTTAAAAcgaggggaaaaaagatgacCCTTTCACTTTCTAAATGTTAAACTTATGCCAATGTTTGTAGTGATTCTAAGTCGCGGTAGTTTTCCAAACCTGATGTTTTTTCATGGGGACATTAACTGATTTCTATGTAGACAGGTACTCAGGGCAGGTGTTACTACTCCTcagtgaaaaaggaaagatcatCATACAGCATGCTATGAGTAACGCTGTAGGGTAGTAAAACAATTCTGGTTATTGCATTTGAAAGTTCATGCTATCTGAAGTTTAGTGattagattttatttaattgttgATTATCTTTCAACAGGAGGATGAAGGAGAAGATGACTAATTGAACACTGATGGATTCCAAACCCCCTTTTTACCTTTAATTTTTCTCCAGTCCCTGGGAGCAAGttgctgtcttttatttcttgtgctCAGTCGCCTTGTTCTCTTGAggtctctttttctctcctctacACCATGGTTCACAATTTATTTTGGGGGAAATACCTTGAGCAGAACACAGTGGAAAAGAATCTACCAGTTTCTGTTTCAAGTTAATTTTTATCCCTTTCTGtctcaaaacaaaaactgtttATGGAATCAACACACCATGTTCtgtgggaaaaaagaaaaccttctgCTCCCTTCACTCTGCTGGAAGCTGAAGAGTGCTAGGCCCCTGTGTAGTAGTGCATAGAATctagcttttttccttctttctctgtatATTGGGCTCAGAGATTACACTGTGTCTCTATGTGAATATGGACAGTTAGCATTTACCAACATGTATCTGTCTACTttctcttgtttaaaaaaaaagaaaaaaaaaacaaacaaaaaaaataaataaaaaaatggggTTATAGAAGGTCAGCCGGGGTGGGTTTCAGATGTTTGGGTGGGTTAAGTGGGCATTTTGACAACATGGCTTCTTCTCCTTTGGCATGTTTAATTGTGATGTTTAACAAACATCCTTGCAGTTTAAGATgacacttttaaaatgaaatcttctCCTAATGACGACTTTGAGCCCTGCCACTTGATGGAGAATCAGCAGAACCTGTAGGATCTTATTTGGAATTGACATTCTCTATTgtaattttgttcttgtttatttttaaattcttttttttttttttttttgtttcactggaaaggaaagaaagatgctCAGTTTTAAACGTTAAAGTGTACAAGTTGCTTTGTTACAATAAAACTAAATGTATACACAAAGGGACTGGTTggtcttcactgaaagaaagaGTTCTAATATCCTGTTGTGAACTTGCTTGTAGTTTCTTGGCATTTTGGGG from Falco biarmicus isolate bFalBia1 chromosome 9, bFalBia1.pri, whole genome shotgun sequence encodes:
- the SET gene encoding protein SET, giving the protein MSAPAAKVSKKELNSNHDGADETSEKEQQEAIEHIDEVQNEIDRLNEQASEEILKVEQKYNKLRQPFFQKRSELIAKIPNFWVTTFVNHPQVSALLGEEDEEALHYLTRVEVTEFEDIKSGYRIDFYFDENPYFENKVLSKEFHLNESGDPSSKSTEIKWKSGKDLTKRSSQTQNKASRKRQHEEPESFFTWFTDHSDAGADELGEVIKDDIWPNPLQYYLVPDMDDEEGEGEEDDDDDEEEEGLEDIDEEGDEDEGEEDEDDDEGEEGEEDEGEDD